One genomic segment of Drosophila melanogaster chromosome 3L includes these proteins:
- the Oatp74D gene encoding organic anion transporting polypeptide 74D, isoform A, translating to MTKSNGDVEAAAQVQSLGGKPSNGHGQLNGNGYHQNGGRRDSSQAFTPLLSQHNNGTTNGEVTTPPPSTVLYESTPSNNNEWKAPEDLGHLKNGLGNILSSNNNGTGNGHSLSEKYAHEQAPLTGGYKLPPRSSESEESDFDSDLNGGSSAESSSSCGLFGCRPRWARRFASTHVFMVVFLLAYILQGMYMTYFVSVITTIEKLFQIKSKTTGILLSASEMGQICTAMLLTYFAGRGHRPRWIACGMVLFSIAAFSCALPHFIFGEQLMHSSVILQQTQVSPPNNSFSSHWLNASSEQVNPNLCILGGNQTHSGSECNEERQLEQASHSKITVIVLCIFFGSLLSSGIGQTAVATLGIPYIDDNVGSKQSPMYMAVTIGMRILGPASGFIFGSFCTRWYVNFSNPGFDATDPRWIGAWWLGPVAIGSLMLLASIAMFSFPKQLRGKQKPPGQTATPAAPVEPEEKPKLKDFPKTVRRQLSNDILMFRTASCVFHLLPIAGLYTFLPKYLETQFRLATYDANMIAAFCGILVMGIGIVISGLFILKRKPTARGVAAWIAFTALVYSAGMIILMFIGCSMNDFAGYKPSDGNSPALIEPTCSAALNCTCDKENFAPICADGKMYISACHAGCSSSSLRPSDNRTLYSDCACIPDAPEAVNGYCDNNCKNFIYFILIFAICVFMHSTSEVGSMLLVMRCTHPKDKAMAMGVIQSAIGLFGNVPCPIIYGAVVDSACLIWKSVCGKHGACSLYDADTFRQYFLGITAGIMFLAFLMDLVVWRKAHRIDIAPEDPQEGGPASNGRTLEVSESKQPITPAPDTTV from the exons ATGACGAAGAGCAATGGCGATGTGGAGGCGGCAGCCCAGGTGCAATCTCTGGGCGGAAAGCCCAGCAACGGACATGGCCAGCTGAATGGGAATGGCTATCATCAGAACGGCGGACGCAGGGATTCCAGTCAAGCCTTCACACCACTGCTGTCGCAGCACAATAATGGCACCACCAATGGCGAGGTGACCACTCCGCCTCCGAGTACAGTGCTCTACGAGAGCACCCCGAGCAATAATAACGAGTGGAAGGCCCCGGAGGATCTGGGACACCTGAAGAATGGCCTGGGCAACATACTGAGCAGTAATAATAATGGCACCGGCAATGGGCACAGTCTGAGCGAAAAGTATGCCCATGAACAGGCTCCCCTGACCGGAGGTTACAAGTTGCCACCTCGCTCCAGTGAGTCCGAGGAatccgatttcgattccgacCTCAATGGCGGCTCCTCCGCGGAATCCAGCTCCAGTTGCGGCCTTTTCGGCTGTCGGCCCAGGTGGGCCAGAAGATTCGCGTCCACGCACGTCTTCATGGTGGTCTTCCTGCTGGCCTACATCCTGCAGGGCATGTACATGACCTACTTCGTCTCTGTGATCACCACCATTGAGAAGCTATTCCAGATCAAGTCGAAGACCACGGGAATTCTGCTGAGCGCCAGTGAGATGGGTCAGATATGCACGGCCATGTTGCTGACCTACTTCGCCGGCAGAGGACATCGTCCGAGATGGATTGCCTGCGGCATGGTCCTGTTCTCAATCGCCGCCTTCTCCTGCGCCCTGCCGCATTTCATCTTCGGCGAGCAGCTGATGCACTCCAGTGTAATTCTGCAGCAGACGCAGGTCTCCCCCCCCAATAATTCCTTCTCATCACACTGGCTGAATGCCAGCAGTGAACAGGTTAATCCCAATTTGTGCATTTTGGGTGGCAACCAAACCCATTCGGGCAGCGAGTGCAACGAGGAGCGCCAGCTGGAACAGGCCTCCCACTCTAAGATCACCGTCATCGTGCTGTGCATCTTCTTTGGCAGCCTGCTCAGCTCGGGCATTGGCCAGACCGCCGTGGCCACACTGGGCATACCCTACATCGATGACAATGTAGGCAGCAAGCAGTCGCCCATGTACATGGCCGTCACCATTGGCATGAGGATCCTGGGACCGGCATCCGGTTTCATTTTTGGCAGCTTCTGCACTCGCTGGTATGTCAACTTCTCGAATCCCGGCTTCGACGCCACGGATCCGCGCTGGATTGGCGCCTGGTGGCTGGGGCCTGTGGCCATTGGCAGCCTCATGCTGCTGGCCTCCATCGCCATGTTCTCGTTTCCCAAGCAGTTGAGAGGCAAGCAGAAGCCGCCGGGGCAGACAGCAACTCCAGCAGCTCCAGTTGAGCCGGAGGAGAAGCCCAAGCTAAAAG ATTTTCCCAAGACAGTCCGTCGCCAGCTGAGCAACGACATCCTGATGTTCCGCACCGCCTCGTGCGTGTTCCACCTGCTGCCCATCGCCGGTCTCTATACGTTCCTGCCCAAGTATCTGGAGACGCAGTTCCGGCTGGCCACCTATGATGCCAACATGATCGCCGCCTTCTGTGGCATCCTGGTCATGGGCATAGGTATTGTCATTTCCGGGCTCTTCATCCTGAAGCGAAAGCCCACTGCCAGGGGCGTGGCCGCCTGGATCGCCTTTACAGCCCTCGTCTACTCGGCGGGCATGATCATCCTGATGTTCATCGGCTGCAGCATGAACGACTTTGCCGGCTACAAGCCAAGCGATGGCAACAG TCCCGCCTTGATCGAGCCCACGTGCAGTGCCGCTCTCAACTGTACCTGTGATAAGGAGAACTTCGCGCCCATCTGCGCCGACGGCAAAATGTACATCTCGGCCTGCCACGCCGGATGCAGCAGCTCCTCACTGCGGCCCAGCGACAATCGCACACTCTACTCCGATTGTGCTTGCATTCCAGATG CTCCGGAGGCGGTCAACGGTTACTGTGATAATAACTGCAAGAACTTCATCTACTTTATACTGATCTTTGCCATTTGCGTATTTATGCATTCCACCTCCGAGGTGGGCAGCATGCTGCTCGTCATGCGCTGCACACACCCCAAAG ATAAGGCCATGGCCATGGGTGTGATACAGTCGGCCATCGGCCTGTTCGGCAACGTTCCCTGTCCCATCATCTACGGCGCAGTGGTGGACTCCGCCTGCCTCATCTGGAAGTCGGTGTGCGGCAAGCACGGCGCCTGTTCACTCTACGATGCGGACACTTTCCGGCAATATTTCCTAG GAATCACGGCTGGCATTATGTTCCTGGCATTCCTGATGGATCTGGTGGTGTGGCGCAAGGCGCATCGCATTGACATCGCGCCCGAGGATCCGCAGGAGGGCGGGCCCGCTTCCAACGGAAGGACCTTGGAGGTGTCCGAGTCCAAGCAGCCCATCACCCCGGCGCCGGACACGACGGTCTAG
- the U4-U6-60K gene encoding U4-U6 small nuclear riboprotein factor 60K gives MSDDDDIQYIKRQRTLHYGSLEESERKRQNAAASGAAATTTSGTTASSGAGTTTTGTGGQLEDIDSDEDYEESTKKTSNAKQAGAPPPTAATLANKIDDDYFDLEMEMERDKVALLEEFERKKRARQINVSTDDTEIKSNLRQLNEPICYFGEGPAERRRRLKELLAGLGENAINKRQYEDEERKQQQREQDQATWYHEGPDSLRIARLWLADYSLPRAKDRLVRAREALEVPSAARAGRMVEMQKKLQSLAPLCSQVGDTRPVSSAAFSEDSSLLLTSSWSGLCKLWSVPDCELKQTLRGHASYVGGVALRPGVKADEENVVAMASGGHDGAVKLWGFNNEESIADITGHMPHRVSKVAFHPSGRFLATACYDSSWRLWDLEQKTEVLHQEGHAKPVHCLSYHSDGSVLVTGGLDAFGRVWDLRTGRCIMFLEGHLGAVFGVDFSPNGFHIATGSQDNTCKIWDLRRRQPVYTIPAHTNLISDVKYQQECGSFLVTCSYDSTTKIWSNKTWQPLKTLQGHDNKVISVDIAPNSQYIATTSFDRTFKLWSPDS, from the coding sequence ATGTCCGATGACGACGATATACAGTACATTAAGCGGCAGCGAACGCTGCACTATGGATCGCTCGAGGAATCGGAACGCAAGCGGCAAAATGCCGCGGCGTCtggggcagcagcaacaacaacatcgggAACGACGGCATCGTCTGGggcaggaacaacaacaactggaacAGGCGGGCAACTGGAAGACATCGATTCCGATGAGGATTACGAGGAGTCCACGAAAAAGACAAGCAACGCCAAGCAGGCCggagcaccaccacccacagcCGCTACTCTGGCCAACAAAATTGACGATGACTACTTCGATCTAGAGATGGAAATGGAGCGCGACAAGGTGGCGCTCCTTGAGGAATTTGAGCGGAAAAAGCGAGCACGACAGATAAATGTGTCCACAGACGACACGGAGATCAAGAGCAATCTGCGCCAGCTAAACGAACCCATTTGCTATTTTGGAGAAGGACCGGCGGAGCGAAGAAGACGTCTTAAGGAACTCTTGGCTGGATTGGGCGAGAACGCCATCAACAAGAGGCAGTATGAGGATGAGGAGCgcaagcagcaacagcgggAGCAGGATCAGGCCACCTGGTACCACGAGGGACCCGATAGTTTGCGTATCGCTCGACTCTGGCTGGCGGATTATTCCCTGCCGCGCGCCAAGGATCGCTTGGTACGAGCACGTGAGGCCCTTGAAGTGCCCAGCGCAGCACGTGCCGGCCGAATGGTGGAGATGCAGAAGAAGCTCCAGTCGCTGGCTCCACTGTGCTCCCAGGTGGGTGACACACGGCCCGTGAGTAGTGCTGCCTTCAGTGAAGACTCCTCACTCCTTCTGACCTCCTCATGGTCGGGTCTCTGCAAGCTGTGGAGCGTGCCCGATTGCGAGCTGAAGCAGACGCTGCGTGGACATGCCAGCTATGTGGGCGGAGTGGCTCTGCGGCCGGGAGTTAAGGCAGACGAGGAGAACGTGGTGGCCATGGCTTCCGGTGGCCACGATGGCGCCGTCAAGCTGTGGGGCTTCAACAACGAAGAGTCGATTGCCGACATCACCGGCCACATGCCGCATCGCGTCTCTAAGGTAGCCTTCCATCCTTCCGGCCGCTTCTTGGCCACCGCCTGCTACGACTCTAGCTGGCGGCTGTGGGATCTGGAGCAAAAGACAGAGGTGCTTCACCAGGAAGGGCACGCAAAGCCGGTTCACTGCCTTAGCTATCATTCCGACGGCAGTGTCCTGGTCACCGGCGGTCTGGATGCCTTTGGACGAGTGTGGGATCTGCGCACTGGGCGGTGCATCATGTTTCTGGAGGGACACTTGGGCGCCGTTTTCGGCGTGGACTTTTCTCCAAACGGATTCCACATAGCAACAGGGTCCCAGGACAACACATGTAAAATCTGGGACCTGAGGCGACGCCAGCCGGTCTATACCATTCCTGCGCACACCAATCTGATTTCGGACGTGAAGTACCAGCAGGAGTGCGGCAGCTTCCTGGTCACCTGCTCCTACGACTCGACCACCAAGATCTGGTCCAACAAGACGTGGCAGCCGTTGAAGACGCTGCAGGGCCACGACAACAAGGTCATATCGGTGGACATCGCGCCCAACTCGCAGTATATAGCCACGACCTCATTTGACCGCACATTTAAGCTGTGGTCGCCGGATAGCTGA
- the CG7564 gene encoding uncharacterized protein, isoform B codes for MSAPSNKMSATDQMRAMLDQLMGTTRNGDERQLKFSDPRVCKSFLLDCCPHDILASTRMDLGECPKVHDLAFRADYESAAKTRDYYYDIEAMEHLQAFIADCDRRTDSAKQRLKETQEELTAEVAEKANAVHGLAEEIGKKLAKAEALGEAGEVEDSMELMKEIEELRAKKIKAEHEYRTSMPASTYQQQKLRVCEVCSAYLGIHDNDIRLADHFGGKLHLGFLTIREKLIELEKTAAPRKAELKRTGKMTDREDEGRGRNRYFVGGRELDRRSRVHRSRSRERQRNRDGDRERPNNGRGPEEKGSERPKEAADGPERAERAPDRGGRRDDRDNHGRDHRERERDGRRDRDRHGRNDRGRFGDRGGGGGGGGHHRDDRRRSRSRERSPRERRNFNHFRDGGGGGNGQRKRSYSRERNYRR; via the coding sequence ATGAGCGCGCCGAGCAACAAAATGTCGGCCACCGATCAGATGCGAGCAATGCTGGACCAGCTTATGGGTACCACACGGAATGGCGACGAGCGCCAACTGAAATTCTCGGACCCCAGGGTCTGCAAGTCCTTTCTGCTCGACTGCTGTCCGCACGACATCCTGGCGTCCACGCGCATGGATCTCGGTGAGTGTCCCAAAGTGCATGACCTGGCTTTCCGCGCAGATTACGAAAGTGCCGCCAAGACGCGCGACTACTACTACGACATTGAGGCCATGGAACACCTGCAGGCCTTTATTGCCGACTGCGATCGACGCACCGACTCCGCCAAGCAAAGGTTGAAAGAGACCCAGGAAGAGCTGACCGCCGAGGTGGCTGAGAAGGCCAATGCTGTCCATGGCCTCGCCGAGGAGATTGGCAAGAAGTTGGCCAAGGCCGAGGCCCTGGGCGAGGCCGGCGAAGTGGAGGACAGCATGGAGCTGATGAAGGAGATCGAGGAGCTGCGTGCTAAGAAGATCAAGGCCGAGCACGAGTACCGCACATCTATGCCCGCATCCACCTACCAGCAGCAAAAGTTGCGCGTCTGCGAGGTATGCTCCGCCTACCTCGGGATTCACGACAATGACATACGTCTGGCGGACCACTTTGGTGGTAAGTTACATCTCGGATTCCTCACTATCAGAGAAAAGCTGATCGAACTGGAGAAGACGGCGGCGCCGCGGAAGGCGGAGCTCAAGCGGACGGGTAAGATGACGGACCGCGAGGACGAGGGACGCGGACGCAATCGCTACTTTGTAGGTGGTCGTGAACTGGACCGCCGCTCTCGCGTACATCGTTCCCGCTCCAGAGAACGACAGCGCAACCGGGATGGGGACCGCGAACGCCCCAACAACGGACGCGGTCCTGAGGAGAAGGGGAGTGAGCGACCCAAGGAAGCGGCAGATGGTCCGGAGCGAGCCGAAAGGGCACCAGATCGTGGAGGACGGCGAGATGACAGGGACAACCACGGCAGGGATCATCGCGAACGGGAACGCGATGGCAGGCGGGATCGGGACCGACATGGACGCAACGACAGAGGACGCTTTGGTGACAGAggcggcggtggaggaggcggtggccatCACCGTGACGACAGACGCCGCTCAAGGTCCAGGGAACGCTCGCCACGCGAACGGCGGAACTTTAACCACTTCAGGgatggtggtggcggcggaaATGGCCAGCGCAAACGATCCTACTCCCGTGAGCGCAACTACCGCCGCTAG
- the Edc3 gene encoding enhancer of decapping 3 encodes MGPTDQDWIGCAVSIACDEVLGVFQGLIKQISAEEITIVRAFRNGVPLRKQNAEVVLKCTDIRSIDLIEPAKQDLDGHTAPPPVVNKPTPVKLPHFSNILGKQQQLQLQQQQQQLQLQQQQKQQFQEQEREQDLPSTPRSRANDNGRVAAGGASSSSGPRGNFNSALSDKMHQLKLIETNGSNGTLRTPQTSRASSAQQQPQISTTPNSVAAFFGNMIPPKVEVKLGSYVSNTRESYCSSSGDSGEATGLSLGSSKPIDIVSNGDGFYKQTAASSYGNTNGNVRRNGNANNNGNGTGNGSYTNGNGNGNGKNKRNRVRRESSMRQQQVQLTFGSEADDPLIHEDFDFEGNLALFDKQAIWDDIESTTQKPDVVRHIVNNHHHKPEQKYRHDENILASKPLQLRQIESMFGGSQDFVTDDGLIIPTIPAYVRNKIEISADKAGLSLQRQIDILARGASDLAITLLGGARRLTPANNHQWPKIAIICDGGKNMRTINIGAATGRQLASHGLTVLLYVEQAKLLEQNSSSPEISLFKATDNVIVHSVDALPTPDLVILSTNTANLSDAIRKWLSVNRASVLAIDPPPCGINEVAIKYSILPILPLNGISTATTSSSSSAAATPTPIASTSAAASATKSAASTNNCGKLYLCNLGIPDKFYRDCGIKYKSPYGHKYVIPIHSKD; translated from the exons ATGGGTCCGACGGATCAAGACTGGATCGGCTGTGCAGTGTCTATAGCCTGCGACGAGGTCCTGGGCGTCTTCCAGGGCCTGATCAAGCAGATTTCTGCCGAGGAGATCACCATTGTGAGGGCTTTCCGCAATGGCGTGCCGCTGCGAAAGCAGAACGCCGAGGTGGTCCTCAAGTGCACGGACATTCGCAGCATCGATCTCATCGAGCCCGCAAAGCAAGATCTGGATGGGCACACGGCGCCGCCGCCAGTGGTCAACAAGCCCACGCCCGTCAAGCTGCCCCACTTCTCCAACATCCTgggcaagcagcagcagctccaactccagcagcagcagcagcagctacaactccagcagcaacagaaacagcagTTCCAGGAGCAGGAACGAGAACAGGATCTGCCATCGACGCCGCGGTCAAGGGCCAACGACAATGGACGGGTAGCGGCTGGCGGAGCATCGAGTTCTTCGGGCCCACGTGGCAACTTCAATTCGGCGCTAAGCGATAAGATGCATCAGCTGAAGCTAATCGAGACCAACGGCTCAAATGGCACCCTTAG AACACCACAAACATCCCGTGCGTCCAGCGctcagcagcagccgcagatATCAACGACTCCCAACAGCGTGGCCGCCTTTTTTGGCAACATGATACCGCCGAAGGTCGAGGTGAAACTGGGCTCCTACGTGAGCAACACCCGGGAGAgttactgcagcagcagcggagATAGCGGCGAGGCAACTGGTTTGTCGTTGGGCAGCAGCAAACCCATAGATATCGTCAGCAACGGAGATGGATTTTACAAGCAGACGGCAGCCTCGAGCTATGGGAATACAAATGGAAATGTAAGAAGGAATGGCAATGCCAATAACAATGGAAATGGCACCGGAAATGGTTCTTATACCAATGGAaatggcaacggcaacggGAAGAACAAGCGGAACAGGGTGCGAAGGGAGAGCAGCATGCGGCAGCAACAGGTGCAACTGACTTTTGGCAGCGAGGCGGACGATCCGCTGATCCACGAGGATTTCGATTTTGAGGGCAATCTAGCGCTGTTCGACAAGCAGGCAATTTGGGACGACATCGAGTCGACGACCCAAAAACCAGATGTGGTGCGGCACATTGTGAACAATCATCATCATAAGCCAGAGCAGAAGTATCGGCACGACGAGAACATCCTGGCCAGCAAACCACTACAATTGCGCCAGATCGAAAGCATGTTCGGCGGCAGCCAGGACTTTGTGACGGACGACGGTCTCATTATACCGACGATTCCGGCTTACGTTCGGAATAAAATCGAGATAAGTGCCGATAAGGCGGGCCTCTCTCTGCAGAGGCAGATCGACATTTTGGCGCGCGGAGCCAGTGATCTGGCCATTACACTGCTGGGCGGCGCCAGGCGATTGACGCCGGCCAACAACCATCAGTGGCCGAAGATTGCCATCATCTGCGATGGCGGCAAAAATATGAG AACAATTAACATTGGAGCAGCCACAGGTCGCCAGCTGGCTTCGCATGGGCTTACTGTCCTGCTGTACGTGGAGCAGGCCAAACTGCTGGAGCagaacagcagcagcccaGAGATTTCATTGTTCAAGGCAACCGACAATGTCATAGTTCACTCAGTAGACG CCTTACCCACGCCAGATCTTGTGATATTATCAACTAACACCGCTAATTTATCGGATGCGATCAGGAAATGGCTCAGTGTAAATCG CGCTTCGGTGCTTGCCATAGACCCGCCGCCGTGTGGCATTAATGAGGTTGCTATCAAGTACTCAATACTACCCATACTACCATTAAATGGCAtatcaacagcaacaacatcatcatcCTCTTCGGCTGCCGCCACACCAACTCCCATTGCTAGCACTTCGGCAGCAGCATCGGCTACCAAATCAGCAGCATCAACGAACAATTGTGGCAAATTGTATTTATGTAATCTAGGTATACCGGATAAATTCTATCGTGATTGTGGCATTAAGTACAAAAGTCCGTATGGACATAAATATGTGATACCGATTCACTCAAAGGACTGA